GCTTGATGGGGTAGGCGTGGTTGGTGCAGGGGCTCTCCATGAGCATTTTGAAGTGGTCGTGCTAGCCCGACTGGGGTTGTTTGTCCGGTCGGCCGGCCACGGCGACCAAGATCGGGTCGGTTGGCCGACGCTgatccttcttgttcttcttgcctCGTTGCGTGGAGGGGCCATCATCCCGGTCCTCATGCTTGGCTTTGACCTTGTCTCGACCGGCGCTGAAGACCGccccaacagcctcttctcccgAGGCGTGGTTTGtggcgatgtcgagcagctTGCGGGTGGTCCGAGGCTTGACGCAACCGAGCTTGTGGATCAGGGACTTGCACGTTGTCCCTGAGAGGAAAGCAATGATGACGTCTGGGTCGACGATGTCAGGGAGGGAGTTGCATTGCTTTAAGAATCTACAAATGTAGTCCTGCAGAGACTCATTAGGCTCCTGCTTGCAACTCTTGAGATCCCAAGAGTTCCCAGGGGGACGTACGTCCCCTAGAAATTTCCCACGAAGACCTTGAGTTCCGCCCAGTCGCGGATGTTGTTAGGCAGAAGGAACTCGAGCCACGCTCGAACAAACTCCCCTATGCAGATAAGgaggtactggatgatgaaATAGTCATCATCGGCTCCTCCGGCTCGGCAGGCGAGCTGGAAGTCTTCAAGCCACACACCGGGTTTCGTCTCCCCAGTGTACCTGGTGATGTTGATGGGCGGTCGGAAGCACTGCGGGAAAGTCGCTTTCTGGATGCAGCGACCGAAAGCTCAGGGACCCAACCCATCTGGGCTGGGACTCCGGTTGCCATTCTGGTTGCTCGATCGGCCGCCACGCCTGGGGTGCatctcctcgcgctcctcgtcgAACCGGTTACGGCCCGCGTCAGCTACCCTAGCTGCCATCTGGTGGACGTCGGCATCGTGCTGGGCTAGGCATCACGCATGGATGACACTGCACGCATCGTGATTCGGCTTAATCCACTCGTGCACGTGCTGACGCCATGGAGCTAGTGCGGGGTCAGGCTGTGGCGCGGCCGCGACGCTCTGCCCTGCACGGTGCAGCTGTTGAGGCGAGCGAATGGAGTGGTTTGGCTGGTGCGGCCCCAGTGCTCCAGTCGGACATGAAGCCGCGTGTCGCTATCGCGATGCGGAGCTCTCTGCCTGTTGTACGGTGATAGTATCCACTAGTGCCTGGAGGTTTCGGTGGATGGCCTGTTCCTGGGGGTCAACCGGCTCGGGGAGGCTTCGGAGAAGCATCGCTGCGGCGGCGATGTTCTGTTCGGCTTGAGCAAACTGCGGGAGGTCATCCCTCCCGGCCAGGATGTTGCGCTGGACCTGGCGAGCGCGGGCTCGTGCGCCACTTGCTGGGTTGCACGCGTGTGGTATGGAGTGATGCACTAGGCACGCTGGTGGCGGCAGCTGCGCGTCTTGCTGGCGCTAGCGTAGCTCGTCGCTGTGCATTTGCGCTTGCGCCAGGGCCTCTGCACGGTGGTTCGGCGGAGTGTAAGTCTCATCGCTGATGCTGGAGCCGTCGCTCTCGAGCTCCTCGTCGCAGAGGTCATGGAAGGAGGCAGGAGCATAGTCTGCCATTTCCACGAACTCGCAGGGGTGAGGAGGCGACGTCATGATCCTCCAGAGCCCTCGGGTGTACGAGTCCATAGGGGATGCGAGACCCAAGGGGAGCTAGTCGTGTGGCGAGCGCGGTGGGGACAGCGGAGTCTCTTCGGAGAGCTGGTGAAAAGTGTTAGCCAGTGAATACATGATAGTATTCACATCACTTACCATGAGGTTCGTGCCCAGCATGGACTCGATGTGGAGCGTGAGTGCCTCCACGTCGAGATCATCAAGCGGCTCATGGGTGACGATGCGAGCCAATCCTCCCAGGAGTGTACGCAGAGCCGATCGGCGACAAAGTCCAGACTTTCGAAGCGGAAGGCCTAGGACGGGGCGAAAACAGGTGGAACCCATGCCCCACCGAGTGTGTGGGTGGGAAACTCCAACGAACCGAAGCGAATCGTATCGCTGGAGCCCACCATGCTGGAGGTAGCTGGAAGATGGGCCATCCGATGACCTCCAAAAACGTGAACGCAACGGCGTCTTCCCCACGGACGGCGCCAACTGTTGGTGCGAAATCTGGCTGACAAGTAAATATTTATAGTTTTACcatgcgttagatcggatatggcctagcacacaatgacacaggatgtatactggtttgAGAAGcgtgccctacgtccagtcaGGGTCGGTCGACTTTATTCATGAGCCTAgttgctcaaagtttgcagtggagGTACAAACAAGAGGAGGATGAGAGGGGGTGCCTGAGTCCTAGCCATGCTCTCGTCTCAGTGGAGGAGAGTGACAGGAGCCCAGACGTGCGCTAAGTGTTACGAGTATGCGAGTGGCGTAATGTGAGAGAGTGTATGAGCGTAAAGGAGAGCATAAGTTGTAGAAGTGGAGGGttcgtccccttttatagtacaagggaacGGCCTTATAAGTCCGGGAAGGATAAGAGAGTGTACATGTGCTACCTAGGCCCATGTCGTCGGGTACGGTATGGCCTCCGTCCTCGGTCCCTATTCTCCTCGTCAGGCCACTCCATTGTAGCGGGTAGGTTTACGGCGATACTGTGCAGGGCATGGCACGGTACGGTTATTCGTACGACCGGCTGACCGGACGCTTCCTCGTATCCGTCCCACCTGCTCCCTGGCCCACACCGAGCGAGCATCCCCGGTCGGTTGTCCCAGTCAACCCCGACTGAGTCGATCGGGGAGCGGTGAGGTACGACGCGATGTATCACCAGTCGGGGGGAACTCGGTCGGGTCGGTCTGTGGTCCCACCCCCGACTGGACCCCTTGGGTCGAGGTGCACCGGTCGGGGGGAACTCGGTCGGGTCGGTCTGTGGTCCCACCCCCGACTGGACCCCTTGGGTCGAGGTGCCGACTAGGCCTTTTAGTTGGAAGAGCCAGTTAGTGGCCGGATCGCGATCTCGGCAGTCAGCGATCGGGGAGCGGTGAGGTACGACGTGATGTATCACTGGTCGGGAGGAACTCTGGTTCGGGGGAACTCGATTGGGGTCGGACTGTGATCCCACCCCTGACTGGACCCTTGGGTCGAGGTGCCGACTAGGCCTCTTAGTCGGAAGAGCCAGTCAGTGGCCGGATCACGGTCTCCGCCTGACGTTGCGCAACTAGGCCAGCCCAAGTGCGCGTTATTGTTGAGCCCTTTATTAGGCCAAGCATTGTGAGAAGGCAATCCAAGAaccccgggtctatggacccgtcaccCCTAGTATGGTGCGTCGTAAGGGGTATATATACGTCCTCCTTGTATAAAGGAATATAGAAATGTTCGTTGTACGTTGGAACGAAGTCAACCAGGCGTCAATCAATATCGACCACAGAAACTCTGTGATAATTGGTAGGCAGGTTAATTGAAGCAAACAACCTTAGTTGACAATCTAATGTTGATGACAGATAAATAGGTCCACTCCACAGTAAACGAAGGCTAGAATGCCATATTCCCACACGAAAGACAACGGTAAATTAAAGTCTAAGAGCATAAAGAAACAATGAAACTGAATCCTGGCGATTTCTTAATCTTGGGCTGGGCAACTCCGATCTCGGTGAATTGATCTGTGAAACAAACAGCAAAATCGGTCAGCTTGGCTTGGAGAATTCACCAGTGCAAATGTAAGCTATTTTTAATATCTGCTTGGTTTGTTATATATCAATTTCTGGCAATCCAACAGCAAAAAATAAAGTGATGGCTTGTTGGGATGTGTAAGCTATTGTACTTCTGTTTTTTGAACCAAGACTCTAGTTCTGTGCCAGTTGCTCAGTATCAAGGTATCATAAATTCATAATGCACGGAAAAAGGAAGAATACAGGAATTTTCTTCAGCTCTACAAGGAACATCAATGTGATTAAAAAAAACCACAAGAATTTAGGATCAAGGAACTAGCAGGTTATTAAAATCAGATGCCAAACTATAGTTAACATTCATAATATCAGTTAGCACGGCATTTGATAGTTTACAAATCAAACAATGGTCTATATATCCACAAATGGTATAAGTATTTCATGTTGTTAACAGTGAAAGCAGCAGACTTATTATGAGAAGAGACATTTGACACCTGTTTAGAGAGACCATCATACTACATTATTAAATTTTGCCGTGCATGGTACATAAAAAACTTAGCCAAGATTGCACCCGTCTAAAGAGCAAGCCATTGTAATATGTAGCTGGAGAATCCACAATCTTGGCAACTAAAATAGTGTATTCCTTAGACCCCGGCCTTGTTCGGTTGTGCAAGGATTGCCATGGAATGGCAGGGAATCAAACCCTGCCAATCCCTCTCAATCCACATCAAACCAAACAAGGCCTCATACTGCTGGTTTTCCTTATGAACCGGCAGTGGTAGGGCAATTTCACTGCCACTTTTCACTTGGTCAGCAATTTCTGTCAGTTGGAGACATGGGTAACGTGGCATGTTCTGTGCTAGTGCATCTGTAACAATAATGGCAGCATGTCTCATGTATGGACTAAAAAATAAAGATTCTGAAGAACAGGGCAAAATGATGGCAGTTCGTCTGCTCGAATGATTAATTGAAAACATGGTGCATAACTTAAGTGTCTTAGGCTACCTGTAAGTGGATCTAGACTACATGCTATTAACTAATTTAGAGAAGTTGATGAGAAAGGCTGGATCAATTGGAGGGAGGGTCACTGTCCATAAGGGCTAGAAATGTGTTGACCATGCTTCACAAGCTAAGAAGTTTGCCTATATATAGTATGTCAATGTACCAGCTTCCTAAAACTGTGCTATGAAAACGGGATAATTGCTACAACGCCCTGAACTCTAATTGTAAGTTCCAGCCTCCTTTCTTCCAATTTTGCAGAATTCCCCTTCTTTGACCAAGTCAACGCACCTTTGCACCTGCTTTTGCCACCTTTTGCCATCAAAATAGGAGCAACAGTTTGTTCGGAAAAAAAAGCAACAGCTCATTGTCAATGCAAGGGCAGTGGTGAAAGTTTAAAAAATGGGGCTTGAGACCAAAGATACAACTGCAAAACCATGTGAGGGCAAGCATATGCCCCAAGGAAAATTTGAagggaaaaaacaaaagaaaaacttcTTTGGCAGAGTGGGAGTATTAATGGGACATTAATTTTATCTTGTGAAATGGGTTGAAATGTACAATAACAGATAAAAAAAAGAGTCTAGGATCTAAAAATTACTCAAAACTGAACATGTCTTTTGTGTAAATGGTAGTGGAAGCTAGAAGCTGAGCAAGAAGACTCATTACTAGATAATGAGAGTAAACAGCACCTCAAAAATGATTGTATATATACCAGTTACCTCCTAAAGTTACACAAATCTGTGGCAATCATGTTAGCCTATTTTAATCCACTTTAACACATTTTGTAAAGAGTGAAATGCACCGGCGGCCCTTGAACTTGTCACGTTGTGCCAAATAGGTACATCAACTCTGAAAACGCATTTTTGGCTCCCCAAACTTGCTAATCGTGCCAAATAGGTCCAAATCCTAGCAATTTGTATTAAAATGCCGATTACACTATAATtagcccccctctctctccatatCTCCTCCCTCTCGTCCTCCTTGACGCTCTCCCCTGAGCTAGACGCCGCCGTGCGCACGGAGGTCTCCTACGGCGATGGGAGCAGCACGGTCTCCTACGCCGGCGTGGCGTGGGAGGAGGATGAGGTAGACGACGCCGGGGAAGGAGGCCAGGCGGCAGCGAGCCAATGCTGGAGCCACCTGCTGCCCCTGATGCCACGGCGGCGGAAGCAGAAGCGCCACCGCTGGTGGCCGACGATGCTGCAGCTACGGCTTCTGCAGATGAGCCACCGAAGGCGGAGGAGCCGGTGGGCGCATCTCCGATGCCACCACAACCTGAGCCGGCAGAGGGGCCTTCTCCGTCTTCGGCGACAAGGCCACCGGCTTCCAGCCGCTGAACGCCGAGGACGTCCACTCGTACCTCCACAAGGCCGTCGACTTCATCTCTGACTACACAAGGTCCTCGCGCTTGACTGGCTCGCCCAGCTCCACCGCCTGCCGGCCAGCTTCATGaaccgcaccgccgccggctgcggcACCGGCGTCATCCTCGGCACCACCAGCGAGGCCATGATCATCATGCTCGTCGCCGCGCTCGACGCCGCGCGGCGCTGGAGCGGGTCGGAGAGCATCGCCGGCTTGCCACGCCTCCCCATCTACGCCGCCGACCCGACCCACTCCACCACCTTCAAGGCGTGCCGCCACGCCGGCTTCGACCCGGCCAACATTTGCTCCATCCCCACCGGCCCGGAGACGGACTACGCCCTCGACCCGGCGAAGCTCCTCGAGGTCATGGAGGACcgcgcctcgtcgtcgtcctccagcTCGTCCTCCTCCCTGCGCGCACTGGCTCGGGCCACAAACAGGCGCTGTTGCGGCCCCACCACAGCCTTCGGCCACCGCGGCTCGCCAGTGGTAGCGGCCTCCCAGCTCGCCCGCGTCGCCCCCGCTCAGCGCCCACGCaggccgtcggccgccgcccctcaccTTGCTTCGCTGTTCTGCGAccacgccggccaccgcccTCCACCTCTCCCCACGTCGGCGGCTCGCTCCGCGTCGCCTCCTAGGCCCCAGCTTGCTCGTGCCCGTGGCCTCACACCGGTAGGGGCGTCCTGCGCTGCCTCACCCCGGGCTGCGGCCAAGCTCCACTCGCGGCGgaagccgccggcgacgagctacGCCAGCCGCCCGGGAAGAACATCAGCACGAGCCGGGGGAGGAGGTCGGTGCCAGGAAAGGAGGctgggcggcggcaccggctaGGAATTGGGAGGCAGGCGGAGGTGCCggggagaaaaaaagagaagataaaGGTGAGGTAAAAAAAGagaggatgacaggtgggccccgcaGCTAACAGGTGGTGATTTAAGTTAGCTAACGGGATTTGGACCTCGCGTGAACCGATTAGCAAGTTTGGGGACCCAAAAATGCGTTTTCAGAGTTGATGTACCTATTTGGCACAGTGACAAGTTCGAGGGCCGCCGGTGCATTTCACTCTTTTCTAAAAACAGATTTGTCTGCACAACTAATTTCAGAAGTGACCACTCAGCTAATGTTTAGTATCTCAGCACCAACTTGTCAATGACATTGGTGCTCACCATCTTCAACGATGATGTTGCAAGACCTGTAGCATGGTTAAGGGATTGATTTGATGATTTGGTCATTTTGTTATGTACTGATATCTATGGATGGATATAATTTTTATAATCCAAGAAAACATTTAACATGTAGCTTGGCCAATAAACCACAGGTTTCTCAAACCTGAGGTCTGATAAACTCAAGCTGTCTTCAATATTGCATCAGATATATGTTTCAGCAATGTTTCAACAGCAAAAACATGGTCACAGTGTTACATTCTTGATGCGTTAAAGAAATGTTGATATGAGAAAATTGTTTAACAGCATGTAGCTTGGCCAATAAACCACAGGTTTCTCAAACCTGAGATCTTATAAACTAAAGCTTTCTTCAGTCTTGCATCAGAGATATGTTTCAGCAACGTTTCAACAGAAAAAACATGATTACAGTGTTACATTCTTTATGCGTTAAAGAAATTGATGATACAAAAATTGTTTAGCAACATGTAGCTTGGCCAATAAACCACAGGTTTCTCAAACCTGAGATCTGATAAGCTCAAGCTGTCTTCAATTTTGCACCAGAGATATATTTTGGCAATGTTTCAATAGCCAAAACATGGTTAACAGTGTTAACTTCTTGATGCGTTAAAAAGAAATGTCTCCCTAATTTCAATCAAAGTGAATACTTTTGAAGAGTAACAAACAAGCATGCTTCTGATGACAGAATCATGAGTGCAAGTAGCAAATACATATCCACAATATTTGCAACTTGTATCATGTATGTTTGCAAGGTTAAGATCAACTATTTTAGTAAAGCATAAGTTCATAACTTGCTAAACAAAAGCAAATAGAGCTTAAAAAAGTTGGAAAGATAAGATCCACAAGAAATTTCCACTACGATAGTGCTAATAGTTTAACTCAATTGTTGTAATGATGCATACAGAGGAACCAAAAGGTAGACCAGGGAAGAGCTATAAATATACTAGATAAATTGGAGGTATTGAGAACAGTAGAACTAGCAAGAACCTTAGCCTGAAAACCACACACTCTTTGTCAACAGGCTCCTTTTCAGGTCAGAGCTCCATCCTTCCTGGTTAATTTTGTGGTGGATAGACATCCTTACTACATAGAATAGGCTGCGAATCGTGTGCATTTGCAGAAGGGAAGCAGCAGGATCCAAATCATATCAGTTCAGCTAGCAGTAGCTTCTATATAACCGGACTCCATTTGCAGCAATAAGAAATGATGGCAATCCTAAGGGGttttcttattatttttcttgGGAGATGGTGCCATGGCTTCTCAAGTGCTGGCTGACACCGACAGAACAAGAGATTTTCTAACGATTAATAGAAGGACCAGAATTGGGGCTTGAGAACTAAAAGGAGGAGATTAATATATAAAGGTATGCCTTTCAGGACACTATGCAAAGGAACCTTCCTGTGAACAGCTGTGATTGCAATGCTACAACAATAGTTAACTTGTTGGCCTTCTAGTGACATTGCATTGACCATTTAACTTGGTAATTCGAATGGACACAATAGGAGTCGAGTAACCAACATGGCATGTTTAGTTAGGTGTCATACTGTCATTAACTCGAATATGTATTTCTTAGACAAATAGCAGATAATAGATTTGCATTACCTGCTCAGTCAACTGAAGTTATCAGATCCGAGGAAAGTCTAAAGTGCTATTCAAAGTGTCAAATCCAACATTTCCACTGCCAGTATCCCTGCCTACAAGAGAAATAACTCTGAAGTGATAAGGAAAATTACCAAAATGCAAAGTGGGGCTTATACTgaaaaaaatgttaaaaaatatttagCTGATCAGGAGAAATGAAGCTATCTAGAACTATTCTGAAAGGAAGTCGATGCTATTTGTCAAATAAACTAAATCCAAATTTGCGCAAACTGGGAAAGTTGAGTAGCAACAATAACCATGACTTGCTTATATTAGACAAAACAAGGCATTATTCTTTTCTGATCCATTGTAAAACCTCTTCACACGCAGCAAAAGGTTTCCGAAAAGAATTATACTGTATACATTTCATATGGTAAGATATTGTAATGCAACTCACCATGTGGATATACATGTTAATGCACATGTGGAACCAACACTATCGTGTTAAATTAGAAAAATTGTTCATTGAATAAAGTCAGTTACATAAAAATGGAAGCAATACATTGACTAACCTATTAATATTCTCAGCATGAATAAAGCACAGGAACTACTTTTGGGTACAAATTCTAGCCATCCATTTGGATGAATGGATAACGAAAATGTTGTGGATGCATACTTGATATACAACTTAAATTTGATGTGCTTCTTATATGAGTATAGACCATTAATAGAAAGATAAGCAGAAAAGTGTCGAATGAAAGACCATAACAATCTTTATGCTTCCATATATGCAAATGTTCTTTTTTTATCTCACTTACCAGATGGTTCAAGTTTAGGTATTATTGCTTCTTCGTGTCACTTTTTAACAGTTGTACCTTATGCAGAAAAAGTTCAAAATCCTAGAATTCACAGAAAAGGACAAATATAGTAAACTTTATGTACCCATCAATGGACGGTCATAAAATGAATTTCAGTGCTGTCCCTTTACTCAGTTCAATACCAATTGAAAAAAATGGCATCAGTTCATTAACTGgccaaagaaacaaaaagaaaaaaaatactatccATGGTTATTACTAGTCAAGCTTAATCACATGAACAAGTTGCAGCAACTGGGAAAAAATTGTTACTCCTAAAAGACTACAGCAACCAGGTATGGGGAAAAAATGTTCCTCCTAAACGATAGAGTTATTACCTGTAGTATAGAAACCTGTGTAGGGATGATAGGTGGTCATGAAATCGGTCCTAAAAAGATGCTTGAACTGCAGTGACTTGAGTGGGATCATGAAGACTTCAAGATCTACTGATACAAAAATCACATGACTATCCTCATCATATCCATGTATTACTGTCCACGGTCCATGAATCGGTGACCTCAATGAAAGGAGCTTGTCCAGTTCTATGGTTTTCTGAAGCATCCATCTGACACCACCGTTGGAACTGGCATTCCTCTCCCATAGTTGCATGCTCGCGCCTGACAAAATGGCGAAGCCAAGTTCGCCACTCTCCATCCGCAATATCTGAAAGCGTGAATCTGTTGCAATGTGTGCGTCCACCGGGGTATCAATCTGAGCTAGATTGCGCTTAGCCAAATCAAACACAAGAATGCCACGCTTCCCACACCCATTAAGAAACCAGCAAAGTGAATTCCCAACCAGGACGCTAGGACTTAGCATTGAAAGCGGCGCCGAGATCGATGTGGAGATGAGGTCGTTCCACACACCAGTGCTGGATTCATAGAGGGAGCCGAACACCTTCGGATCAGCATCACGCGGCACATCATCACTGCGTAACAAGATCACCTTGAAGGCTTCTAGTGGCAATCGGCCGGTGTGGTGGCCGTCGCAAACCAGCGCGGCATTGCGGATGGTCGAGCGTGGGTCTTCGTTGTTGAACCACGATGGCGGAACGGCCACGCGGCGATGGTCTCGGGCTACAGGATCCCACAAGATGATCTCGAGGCGCGTCAGGTTGAGGATGAGAGCGAGGCCGTGGCGGCAGCCGAGGAAGTTATAGagctcgccgcggcgcggcgcctgcAAGGAGAGGCGCGAGGGGTCCACGCGGTCGGGCGGGTCCAGCGTCGGGGTGAAGTCGGCGACGCCTTCGAGGCcgccggagaagaagccgaGAAGCGGGGGGTGTGGCCGGAGGCCGTGGAATGCGCGAAAGCGGCGGAGGAATTGGGGATCGGAGACGAGGCGGCCCCAGCGCTTGCAGACGAGGGAGGCGCGGGGGAGGGAGGACGGCCGCggtgggaggcggaggaagatctCCCGGAGGAGGTCGTCATCGTCCGGCaagggcgccggcgacgagaggcggcggcggcggcgcatcaAACCCTCACTCATCTGGAACAATTGAAGCTGTGCTCCGTAGGACTGGACTGGATGAGTGCGTCGGATTGAGCCGGAACGCGAGCGCGGGGGTGAGAGCTCCAGGCGGGGGAGAGGAGCACGGGCGGAAAAGCGTGGCGGCAGGAGAGTGCGGGGCTAACgcggcggggaggtggagcAGCtggggggagaggggcggcggcggcaaggcaaGGTGAAAAGGATTCGGCAAAATTTGCTGAGGTCGATTTGCTGAGGGGCACAGTTCACAAAGCACTGGCTTGATGGACGCTCTCGTTTTATGCAAATTTGCTGGAAGACAACGATCAAATTTAGGATCTGATTGGTTGCTCGCACGTACCCGGAACCGAGCTCCCCACGTGCGATTAAGGAGTGATTGGTTACCTGGACCTGTTGCTGGGCCTGGTTCGCCGGGTGCAAAAAGACTCTCAGATGCTGGCTCCCGTGGTGCGACCGATTCGACCTTCTCCCCAGAGTCAGGCTCCGCGGGTGCGGCGACGCGTGCAAGTCGAGCGTGCGACGGGCGAAAAAGCTTTCGCGCGTGTGCGTGGGAAGCTTTGGCACCTTCGCTAGGGTTACCGGGTGATTTCGCGCCATTCTGCGGCCATAAATGGCGACCCCaacccttccccttccccttccccttccctctcgCGTAGACTTGTTCCTCCACCGGTGGCTCGCAGGTTAGGGTTTCACCCTTGTCCCCTTTCGTTGTTGTTTTTGATCTCCGAAGGCCTGATCTACCACCCCCATGGGTTTTCTTTGGTTCGCAGGTTGGAGTTGTTGACGGATCTGTTGGGCAAGGCAAGTTTTTTTCATCCTTTGTTCGGATTTCGTCAAAACCGCAACCCTAGGGTTCGATAATCCCACTGACCGGTGCATTTCTTATGTGATAGACGCAGGCTCCCACTGGATTTGAGTTCTTCGGTTGTTCCTAGGTACGATTCTTGAGTTTAAGCACCCGATCTGAGTTCTTTACTGGATCCTATGTACGATTTTTTAGTTTACGCACCCGATCTGAGTTATTTGGTTCGTTTCTGAGTGATTACTTTTTTTTGGTTGCTAGGTTTCCAGATTAGACTTCCCCTCCTTCGGACGCCGCCGATCTGTTCGTGGTTCGGTTGCGGATCTGAGTTCCCCATCCTCTCACATGTTGTTCTCCCTGTTGCTATTGTTACGGTAAAATATCCTAGCCTTTACCCCTCCGTGGATGCACATGTTATCTTAAAACCATACTGTCGATGTTTACTATGTGGTGGAAATAATAACTACTAGTGTTGTTTGACGATTCAGCatactctgagcacacttgttcatgatgttgatGCGTGTATATGGATCTAAGCATGTTTTTTCATGTGAATGATATGTTTTTAGATTGGTCTGAGCCTTGTTGTTCATGTCAATGATGTCTTTATATTGACCTTATTATTGttgtccatgtcaatgatgtTTTACAATAGTGATCTGAGCCATGTTATCCATGTCAATGATGTGTTCATATATTGAT
This portion of the Setaria viridis chromosome 7, Setaria_viridis_v4.0, whole genome shotgun sequence genome encodes:
- the LOC117864983 gene encoding uncharacterized protein isoform X1: MSEGLMRRRRRLSSPAPLPDDDDLLREIFLRLPPRPSSLPRASLVCKRWGRLVSDPQFLRRFRAFHGLRPHPPLLGFFSGGLEGVADFTPTLDPPDRVDPSRLSLQAPRRGELYNFLGCRHGLALILNLTRLEIILWDPVARDHRRVAVPPSWFNNEDPRSTIRNAALVCDGHHTGRLPLEAFKVILLRSDDVPRDADPKVFGSLYESSTGVWNDLISTSISAPLSMLSPSVLVGNSLCWFLNGCGKRGILVFDLAKRNLAQIDTPVDAHIATDSRFQILRMESGELGFAILSGASMQLWERNASSNGGVRWMLQKTIELDKLLSLRSPIHGPWTVIHGYDEDSHVIFVSVDLEVFMIPLKSLQFKHLFRTDFMTTYHPYTGFYTTGRDTGSGNVGFDTLNSTLDFPRI
- the LOC117864983 gene encoding uncharacterized protein isoform X2 produces the protein MSEGLMRRRRRLSSPAPLPDDDDLLREIFLRLPPRPSSLPRASLVCKRWGRLVSDPQFLRRFRAFHGLRPHPPLLGFFSGGLEGVADFTPTLDPPDRVDPSRLSLQAPRRGELYNFLGCRHGLALILNLTRLEIILWDPVARDHRRVAVPPSWFNNEDPRSTIRNAALVCDGHHTGRLPLEAFKVILLRSDDVPRDADPKVFGSLYESSTGVWNDLISTSISAPLSMLSPSVLVGNSLCWFLNGCGKRGILVFDLAKRNLAQIDTPVDAHIATDSRFQILRMESGELGFAILSGASMQLWERNASSNGGVRWMLQKTIELDKLLSLRSPIHGPWTVIHGYDEDSHVIFVSVDLEVFMIPLKSLQFKHLFRTDFMTTYHPYTGFYTTGF